A region of Haloplanus sp. XH21 DNA encodes the following proteins:
- the rad50 gene encoding DNA double-strand break repair ATPase Rad50: MRFERIRLRNFRPYADVDLDLRDGVTVIHGLNGSGKTSLLEACFFALYGSQALDGTLDEVVTNGEEEAEIDLWFAHDGSSYHIHRRLRQSGDRTTTADCVLEGADVTVEGARDVRGFVADLLRMDAEAFVNCAYVRQGEVNQLINASPDQRQDVIDDLLQLGRLETYRERAVDARLGVEDVRSEKRGELRSVESQIEGKVEQNLYATLDDLESDLTDLDERIENYERQREKAERTKQEAEAVLEEYEDKRAELETVEETIEDLEASIREAESERDEIQERIADVRERIATLESAVEERLGPAGLDAATADAIEARRAVLDDREEDDREARNEANATATGLRNQADNLADKADDLADRAEDADERAAELREAATEAEEAAEDHEKARDELDAEAASLTARFEDAPVDRGDAADRRDELREQRGEVRERVAELEAKLESARERVAEAEALLEAGKCPECGQPVEDSPHTDRLETDRERVDELEAELESARERVAGLDDRIDALDALVDAETRLDELEAERERLDARIEEKRDDAAEKREAADEREDEASELRERAAEAREVAAEKRDEAEEAATRVEELEADLADLAETREHVDAVAERLDEIADADDDIERLREKAAGIAETNDERRERLAEKRTRRDELREAVDADAIEAARTNRDEAATYLDDVTTKLEELRAERDELQTKIGGVRAEIESLEALREKRDRLADRVDALDALHDEASRLETMYGDLRAELRQRNVETLERLLNETFDLVYGNDAYAHLRLDGDYELSVVQKDGSELDPAQLSGGERALFNLSLRCAIYRLLAEGIDGAAPMPPLILDEPTVFLDAGHVSRLVDLVEEMRTLGVAQIVIVSHDEELVGAADDLVRVEKDPRTNRSTVSRSRPTVAEN; the protein is encoded by the coding sequence ATGAGATTCGAGCGGATCCGCCTGCGGAACTTCCGGCCGTACGCCGACGTGGACCTCGATCTGCGCGACGGCGTGACGGTCATCCACGGACTCAACGGCAGCGGCAAGACGTCGCTGCTGGAGGCGTGTTTCTTCGCGCTCTATGGATCACAGGCGCTCGACGGCACCCTCGACGAGGTGGTAACCAACGGCGAAGAGGAGGCGGAGATCGACCTCTGGTTCGCTCACGACGGGTCGTCGTATCATATCCACCGCCGTCTCCGGCAGTCGGGCGACCGCACGACGACCGCGGACTGCGTGCTCGAGGGGGCGGACGTGACCGTCGAGGGCGCCCGCGACGTGCGGGGGTTCGTCGCCGACCTGCTGCGGATGGACGCCGAGGCGTTCGTCAACTGCGCGTACGTGCGCCAGGGGGAGGTGAACCAGCTCATCAACGCCTCGCCGGACCAGCGCCAGGACGTCATCGACGACCTCCTGCAGCTAGGACGGCTCGAAACCTACCGGGAACGCGCCGTAGACGCCCGCCTCGGCGTCGAAGACGTGCGCTCCGAGAAGCGGGGCGAACTCCGGAGCGTCGAATCCCAGATCGAGGGGAAGGTCGAGCAGAACCTCTACGCCACCCTCGACGACCTGGAGAGCGATCTGACCGACCTCGACGAGCGGATCGAGAACTACGAACGCCAGCGCGAGAAGGCCGAACGGACGAAACAGGAGGCCGAAGCGGTCCTCGAGGAGTACGAGGACAAGCGGGCGGAGCTCGAAACGGTCGAGGAGACGATCGAGGATCTGGAGGCATCGATCCGGGAGGCCGAGAGCGAACGCGACGAGATCCAGGAGCGGATCGCCGACGTTCGCGAGCGGATCGCGACCCTGGAGTCGGCGGTCGAGGAGCGTCTGGGCCCGGCCGGACTCGACGCCGCGACGGCCGACGCTATCGAGGCGCGCCGGGCGGTCCTGGACGACCGCGAGGAGGACGACCGCGAGGCGCGAAACGAGGCGAACGCGACCGCAACGGGGCTGCGAAACCAGGCCGACAATCTGGCCGATAAGGCCGACGATCTCGCCGACCGCGCCGAGGACGCCGACGAGCGGGCCGCGGAGTTGCGCGAAGCGGCCACCGAAGCCGAGGAAGCCGCTGAGGACCACGAAAAAGCCCGCGACGAACTGGACGCGGAGGCGGCGTCGTTGACCGCCCGATTCGAAGACGCCCCCGTCGACCGCGGCGACGCGGCCGACCGACGGGACGAGTTGCGAGAGCAACGCGGCGAGGTGCGCGAGCGCGTGGCGGAACTCGAGGCCAAACTGGAGTCGGCGCGCGAACGCGTCGCGGAGGCCGAGGCGTTGCTGGAGGCCGGCAAATGTCCCGAGTGTGGCCAACCGGTCGAGGACTCGCCCCACACCGACCGCCTCGAAACCGACCGCGAGCGCGTCGACGAACTCGAGGCCGAACTGGAGTCGGCGCGCGAACGCGTCGCGGGACTCGACGACCGCATCGACGCCCTCGACGCGCTCGTCGACGCGGAGACGCGACTTGACGAACTCGAGGCCGAACGGGAGCGCCTCGACGCCCGGATCGAGGAGAAACGCGACGACGCCGCGGAGAAACGCGAGGCGGCTGACGAACGCGAAGACGAGGCGTCGGAGCTCCGCGAGCGGGCCGCCGAGGCTCGCGAGGTGGCGGCCGAGAAACGCGACGAGGCCGAGGAGGCAGCCACCCGCGTCGAGGAGTTGGAAGCTGACCTCGCCGACCTCGCCGAGACCCGCGAACACGTCGACGCGGTCGCGGAGCGACTGGACGAAATCGCCGACGCCGACGACGATATCGAGCGCCTCCGCGAGAAGGCAGCGGGTATCGCGGAGACGAACGACGAGCGCCGCGAGCGACTGGCCGAGAAGCGGACGCGTCGGGACGAACTCCGCGAGGCCGTCGACGCGGACGCCATCGAAGCCGCGCGCACGAACCGCGACGAGGCTGCGACGTATCTGGACGACGTGACGACGAAACTCGAGGAGTTGCGGGCGGAGCGCGACGAGTTGCAGACGAAAATTGGCGGGGTGCGAGCCGAGATCGAGTCGCTCGAGGCGTTACGCGAGAAGCGCGACCGCCTCGCCGACCGCGTCGATGCTCTCGACGCGCTCCACGACGAGGCGTCGCGTCTCGAAACCATGTACGGCGACCTGCGGGCGGAACTCCGCCAGCGCAACGTCGAAACGCTGGAACGCCTCCTGAACGAGACGTTCGACCTCGTCTACGGCAACGACGCCTACGCCCACCTCCGTCTCGACGGCGACTACGAACTCTCCGTGGTCCAGAAGGACGGCAGCGAACTCGACCCCGCCCAGCTGTCGGGCGGCGAGCGCGCGCTGTTCAACCTCAGCCTGCGGTGTGCCATCTACCGCCTCCTCGCGGAGGGGATCGACGGCGCGGCGCCGATGCCGCCGCTCATCCTCGACGAACCGACCGTCTTCCTCGACGCCGGTCACGTCTCACGGCTGGTCGACCTGGTCGAGGAGATGCGGACCCTCGGCGTGGCACAGATCGTCATCGTCAGCCACGACGAGGAACTCGTCGGGGCGGCCGACGACTTGGTTCGCGTCGAGAAAGACCCGCGGACGAACCGATCGACCGTCTCGCGGTCACGGCCGACCGTCGCGGAGAACTAG
- the mre11 gene encoding DNA double-strand break repair protein Mre11, whose product MTRVIHTGDTHVGYRQYHSPERRQDFLDAFEAVVDDAVDDASDGVDAVVHAGDLFHDRRPDLPDLLGVLSALRRLDAAGVPFLAIVGNHEATRGSQWLDLFSDLGLATRLADEPTVVGETAFYGLDHVPPSRRDELDYEFVPHDANHAVLVAHGLFTPFPHADWDTETVLDAANVDFDALLLGDNHVADRAQVDDTWVTYCGSTERASAEERDARGYNLVEFGADAGGETAVDVRRRSLDTRPFVFVDVDLAADEGVDRVREQVRQHDLDDAVAVVTITGGGEPVTPAAVEEAAVEEGALLARVTDHRAVGGDPTDAAPDVEFGDPDAAVRERVREMDLSDSGRHLDETVRDDGLADSNVRDRVADFVADAVADGDLDDVETDETDDAAGDDGADDPDDQVSMEDFL is encoded by the coding sequence ATGACACGGGTGATTCACACCGGCGACACCCACGTCGGCTACCGACAGTATCACTCGCCGGAGCGCCGGCAGGACTTCCTCGACGCGTTCGAGGCGGTGGTCGACGACGCCGTGGACGACGCGTCGGACGGTGTCGACGCCGTGGTCCACGCCGGTGACCTCTTTCACGACCGTCGCCCCGACCTGCCCGACCTCCTCGGCGTGCTCTCGGCGCTCCGCCGCCTCGACGCCGCCGGCGTTCCCTTCCTCGCCATCGTCGGCAACCACGAGGCGACCCGCGGGAGCCAGTGGCTCGACCTCTTCTCCGACCTCGGCCTCGCGACCCGCCTCGCCGACGAACCGACCGTCGTCGGCGAGACGGCCTTCTACGGGCTCGACCACGTGCCCCCCTCCCGACGCGACGAACTCGACTACGAGTTCGTGCCCCACGACGCCAACCACGCGGTGCTGGTCGCCCACGGCCTCTTCACGCCTTTCCCCCACGCTGACTGGGACACCGAGACGGTGCTCGACGCCGCGAACGTCGACTTCGACGCGCTGTTGCTCGGCGACAACCACGTCGCCGACCGTGCGCAGGTGGACGACACCTGGGTGACCTACTGCGGGTCGACCGAGCGCGCGAGCGCGGAGGAACGCGACGCCCGCGGCTACAACCTCGTGGAGTTCGGTGCCGACGCGGGCGGCGAGACGGCCGTCGACGTCCGACGCCGCTCGCTCGACACCCGGCCCTTCGTGTTCGTCGACGTCGACCTCGCCGCGGACGAAGGCGTCGACCGCGTCCGGGAGCAGGTTCGCCAGCACGACCTGGACGACGCGGTGGCGGTCGTCACCATCACCGGCGGCGGCGAGCCAGTGACGCCGGCGGCCGTCGAGGAAGCAGCCGTCGAGGAGGGCGCCCTGCTCGCCCGCGTGACGGACCACCGCGCGGTCGGGGGCGACCCGACCGACGCCGCGCCGGACGTGGAGTTCGGCGACCCCGACGCGGCCGTCCGGGAGCGCGTCCGCGAGATGGACCTCTCCGACTCCGGGCGCCACCTCGACGAGACGGTCCGCGACGACGGCCTCGCCGATTCGAACGTCCGTGATCGGGTCGCGGATTTCGTCGCCGACGCGGTCGCGGACGGCGACCTCGACGACGTCGAGACGGACGAGACTGATGACGCGGCCGGCGACGACGGCGCGGACGACCCCGACGATCAGGTTTCCATGGAGGACTTCCTATGA
- a CDS encoding MarR family transcriptional regulator codes for MSTTETVSRDAGSDRWADIRDLPPSAKLVAKVLDYNDTLSQSQLAEETLLPPRTVRYALSRLEDEDVVESRFSFSDARKRLYSLKV; via the coding sequence ATGAGTACGACCGAGACAGTCTCTCGTGATGCAGGGTCGGATCGGTGGGCTGACATCCGCGACTTGCCGCCGAGTGCGAAACTCGTCGCGAAGGTGCTCGACTACAACGACACGCTGAGCCAGAGCCAGCTGGCGGAGGAGACGCTGTTGCCGCCGCGGACGGTTCGGTACGCGCTCTCCCGACTGGAGGACGAGGACGTCGTCGAATCGCGGTTCTCCTTTTCCGACGCGCGAAAGCGGCTCTACTCGCTGAAGGTTTAA
- the pan1 gene encoding proteasome-activating nucleotidase Pan1, translating to MTDTVDEVDLPYDEEATSQQEKIEALRERLDVLEGQNEEMRDKLLDANAENNKYQQKLERLTHENKKLKQSPLFVATVQELTDEGVIVKQHGNNQEALTEVTDEMRSELEPDARVAVNNSLSIVKRLDKETDVRARVMQVDHSPDVTYEDIGGLEEQMNEVRETVEMPLDSPEMFEQVGISPPSGVLLHGPPGTGKTMLAKAVANQTDATFIKMAGSELVHKFIGEGAKLVRDLFEVARENEPAVLFIDEIDAIASKRTDSKTSGDAEVQRTMMQLLSEMDGFEERGDIRIIAATNRFDMLDPAILRPGRFDRLIEVPKPDYEGREIIFQIHTRNMNVADDVDFGELAEMATDASGADIKAICTEAGMFAIRDDRTEIYMSDFVEARDKISTESVDESASRAFA from the coding sequence ATGACTGATACTGTGGACGAGGTCGACCTCCCTTATGACGAGGAGGCGACGTCGCAGCAGGAAAAAATCGAGGCGCTTCGGGAACGGCTCGACGTTCTCGAAGGCCAAAACGAGGAGATGCGGGACAAACTGCTGGACGCCAACGCGGAGAACAACAAGTACCAGCAGAAGCTCGAGCGACTGACTCACGAGAACAAGAAGCTCAAGCAGTCGCCGCTGTTCGTCGCGACCGTTCAGGAACTCACCGACGAGGGCGTCATCGTCAAGCAGCACGGCAACAACCAGGAGGCCCTGACCGAGGTCACCGACGAGATGCGGTCGGAGCTCGAACCCGACGCGCGCGTCGCCGTGAACAACTCCCTCTCCATCGTGAAACGGCTCGACAAGGAAACCGACGTGCGGGCCCGCGTGATGCAGGTCGACCACAGCCCCGACGTGACCTACGAGGACATCGGCGGCCTCGAAGAGCAGATGAATGAGGTCCGCGAGACGGTCGAGATGCCGCTCGACAGTCCCGAGATGTTCGAGCAGGTCGGCATCAGCCCGCCCTCGGGCGTTCTCCTGCACGGCCCGCCGGGAACCGGGAAGACGATGCTCGCCAAAGCGGTCGCCAACCAGACCGACGCCACCTTCATCAAGATGGCCGGCTCGGAGCTCGTCCACAAGTTCATCGGGGAGGGCGCGAAACTCGTTCGCGACCTCTTCGAGGTGGCTCGCGAGAACGAGCCCGCCGTCCTCTTCATCGACGAGATCGACGCCATCGCGTCGAAACGGACGGACTCGAAGACCTCCGGCGACGCCGAGGTCCAGCGGACGATGATGCAGTTGCTCTCCGAGATGGACGGCTTCGAGGAACGCGGCGACATCCGCATCATCGCGGCGACCAACCGCTTCGACATGCTCGATCCCGCCATCCTCCGGCCGGGCCGGTTCGACCGCCTCATCGAGGTGCCGAAACCGGATTACGAGGGCCGCGAGATCATCTTCCAGATCCACACCCGCAACATGAACGTCGCCGACGACGTTGACTTCGGCGAACTGGCCGAGATGGCCACGGACGCCTCCGGCGCCGACATCAAGGCCATCTGCACCGAGGCCGGGATGTTCGCCATCCGCGACGACCGCACGGAGATTTACATGAGCGACTTCGTGGAAGCCAGGGACAAGATCAGCACCGAGTCGGTCGACGAGAGCGCCTCCCGGGCGTTCGCCTAG
- a CDS encoding DUF5796 family protein, with amino-acid sequence MTIRTDVAPSTLPVELLSEGVQVEYLDGRTTFYRGVPEKADETLTTGPGKAVHVLVTDPDGTEGVMMYVNDRKTHEDILESTGVGRVILDEGETEEIFPGVTVGTPDGMRCRVQADLEVARGRVFVFVEDDWGEESYELVDES; translated from the coding sequence ATGACCATCCGCACCGACGTCGCGCCGAGCACGCTCCCGGTCGAACTGCTGTCGGAGGGTGTCCAGGTCGAGTATCTCGACGGGCGGACGACGTTCTACCGCGGCGTCCCCGAAAAGGCGGACGAGACGTTGACGACGGGACCCGGCAAAGCGGTCCACGTCCTCGTGACCGACCCCGACGGGACCGAGGGCGTGATGATGTACGTCAACGACCGCAAGACCCACGAGGACATCCTGGAGTCGACGGGCGTCGGTCGCGTCATCCTCGACGAGGGAGAGACCGAGGAAATATTCCCCGGCGTCACCGTCGGGACGCCCGACGGGATGCGCTGTCGCGTTCAGGCCGACCTGGAGGTGGCTCGCGGGCGCGTGTTCGTCTTCGTCGAGGACGACTGGGGCGAGGAGTCGTACGAACTGGTCGACGAGTCGTAG
- a CDS encoding DUF7128 family protein encodes MVTTTERDGMTWFECEVCGMLFDAEEDAAQHEDHCDSDDPSYLQ; translated from the coding sequence ATGGTGACCACGACCGAACGGGACGGCATGACGTGGTTCGAATGCGAAGTCTGCGGCATGCTGTTCGACGCCGAGGAAGACGCGGCCCAACACGAGGACCACTGCGACAGCGACGACCCCTCTTATCTCCAGTAG
- a CDS encoding adenylosuccinate synthase: MTVTIVGSQLGDEGKGALVDLWGGNADIVVRYQGGDNAGHTVVESGEEYKLSLVPSGAVRDKVGVLGNGCVVNPRTLFDELDTLRERGLDPDVRVARRAHVILPYHRVLDGIEEEAKSDDDLEAGTTGRGIGPTYEDKVGRRGIRVGDLLDPDVLRDRLEYVVPQKRAIVEDVFGLEAGEEFDVDALHDEFADIGRRLQEEDMTVNAGDFLGTKLDAGENLLFEGAQGTSIDIDHGIYPYVTSSNPTAGGASTGTGVGPTVIGQGEVVGIVKAYLSRVGTGPLPTELDGDDEDLADYIREKGGEFGTVTGRPRRIGWLDVPMLRHAARASGFTGIAVNHLDVLAGLDEVKVGHAYDLYGERLETMPATTERWADCDPILKEFDPWPEVDWTAVADDGYDALPDGARDYLDYLSEEVGAPIYAVGVGPDRAETIELADPFERDD, encoded by the coding sequence ATGACTGTCACCATCGTCGGATCCCAGCTCGGCGACGAGGGCAAAGGCGCCCTCGTCGACCTGTGGGGTGGGAACGCCGACATCGTGGTCCGGTATCAGGGCGGGGACAACGCCGGCCACACCGTCGTCGAGAGCGGTGAGGAGTACAAACTGTCGCTGGTGCCGAGCGGTGCCGTGCGCGACAAAGTCGGCGTCCTCGGAAACGGCTGTGTCGTCAACCCGCGCACGCTGTTCGACGAGTTGGACACCCTCCGCGAGCGCGGTCTCGACCCCGACGTGCGCGTCGCGCGCCGGGCGCACGTCATCCTGCCCTACCACCGCGTCCTCGACGGCATCGAGGAGGAAGCCAAAAGCGACGACGACCTGGAAGCCGGGACCACGGGCCGCGGCATCGGCCCGACCTACGAGGACAAGGTCGGCCGGCGGGGCATCCGCGTCGGCGACCTGCTCGATCCGGACGTGCTCCGCGACCGCCTAGAGTACGTCGTCCCGCAGAAACGCGCCATCGTCGAGGACGTGTTCGGGCTGGAGGCCGGCGAGGAGTTCGACGTCGACGCGCTCCACGACGAGTTCGCCGACATCGGCCGCCGACTGCAGGAAGAGGACATGACCGTCAACGCGGGCGATTTCCTCGGGACAAAACTCGACGCGGGCGAGAACCTGCTGTTCGAGGGCGCCCAGGGCACCTCGATCGACATCGACCACGGTATCTACCCCTACGTCACGTCGTCGAACCCGACCGCGGGCGGCGCGTCGACCGGGACGGGCGTCGGCCCGACGGTCATCGGGCAGGGCGAAGTCGTCGGCATCGTGAAGGCGTATCTCTCGCGGGTCGGCACGGGACCGCTCCCGACCGAACTCGACGGCGACGACGAGGACCTGGCCGACTACATCCGCGAGAAAGGCGGCGAGTTCGGCACGGTCACCGGTCGCCCGCGCCGCATCGGCTGGCTGGACGTGCCGATGCTCCGCCACGCGGCCCGTGCCAGCGGGTTCACCGGCATCGCGGTCAACCACCTCGATGTCCTCGCCGGACTCGACGAGGTGAAAGTCGGCCACGCCTACGACCTGTACGGCGAGCGCCTGGAGACGATGCCCGCGACGACCGAGCGCTGGGCCGACTGTGACCCGATCCTGAAGGAGTTCGACCCGTGGCCGGAGGTGGACTGGACCGCCGTCGCCGACGACGGCTACGATGCGCTGCCGGACGGAGCCCGTGACTATCTCGACTATCTGAGCGAGGAAGTCGGCGCACCCATCTACGCCGTCGGCGTCGGCCCCGACCGCGCCGAGACCATCGAGCTCGCCGATCCGTTCGAGCGCGACGACTGA
- a CDS encoding DUF7527 domain-containing protein: MDGEILDVVTEWSTRSVSDGVSGLYELADADFSGAVTNGTAWAFVLNGRFIGVFDGDIGAFEDDSLTVYTAPDISLPLLYAMQARGGEVRGQYYSNETPLTEIDETLSSGNFVGYVELSENVLSGDYYVVYYGGQSLPVAFVGNNRRRLTGDEAFERAADEVGIYSVVDADVEIIDLPERPETEPADEAGAVVGGAAGDADEADAEPGVESAAADDAEAAATVDADGSEGGSTAPDDDSDDASDEEAESGPDWAMPDAAVGADSAAETTEPDTEAAPEGAPEDGELADDAGDEALQSDEPADEGRSADTETATGADASDAGVEDEDTEPATTADADERERLQRELDDARSAKRDAEAARDRIAEERDDYQAEVERLRDRIESLESEIQRLEAAADESPPEHTLDPADALSGTNLFVRYEDKAAGTLDRAAEGRITADELRDNLRLDHHTEFETAGLQVDGRPFDTFLKQSPEHRFAEWLLTSLTYEIRETDSRAGLSKLYEAIERVDRIDLDGEVSVGEDDPDAETTTASFDVVFRDKMGDPLFVTSLQDSRDPTPASAIESLLERSRSVSQSESSFAAAFVVTTSFFDADAMEVAVDATRGGLFSRSSRRSYVKLSRKSGFHLCLVEARDEDFYLTVPDL, from the coding sequence ATGGACGGCGAGATTCTCGACGTGGTGACCGAATGGAGCACCCGCTCCGTGTCGGATGGCGTCTCCGGTCTGTACGAACTCGCTGACGCCGACTTTTCGGGCGCGGTGACCAACGGAACCGCCTGGGCGTTCGTCCTCAACGGGCGCTTCATCGGCGTCTTCGACGGGGACATCGGCGCGTTCGAGGACGACTCGCTGACGGTCTACACAGCGCCCGACATCTCGCTTCCGCTGTTGTACGCGATGCAGGCGCGCGGCGGCGAGGTCCGGGGGCAGTACTACTCCAACGAGACGCCGCTGACCGAGATCGACGAGACGCTCTCGTCGGGCAACTTCGTCGGCTACGTCGAACTCTCGGAGAACGTGCTCTCGGGGGACTACTACGTCGTCTACTACGGCGGCCAGTCGCTTCCGGTAGCGTTCGTCGGCAACAACCGGCGCCGACTCACCGGCGACGAGGCGTTCGAGCGCGCCGCCGACGAGGTGGGGATCTACTCCGTCGTCGACGCGGACGTGGAAATCATCGACCTCCCCGAGCGGCCGGAGACGGAACCGGCGGACGAGGCCGGCGCCGTCGTCGGTGGCGCGGCGGGCGACGCCGACGAGGCGGACGCCGAACCCGGTGTCGAATCGGCTGCGGCCGACGACGCCGAAGCGGCCGCCACCGTCGACGCCGATGGTTCGGAAGGCGGCTCGACCGCGCCGGATGACGACAGCGACGACGCGAGCGACGAAGAAGCCGAGTCGGGCCCGGACTGGGCGATGCCGGACGCCGCGGTCGGTGCCGATAGCGCGGCGGAGACGACCGAACCGGACACCGAAGCGGCGCCGGAGGGCGCCCCCGAAGACGGCGAACTGGCGGACGACGCGGGGGACGAAGCGCTGCAGTCGGACGAGCCTGCGGACGAGGGCCGATCGGCGGACACCGAGACTGCGACGGGCGCCGACGCGTCGGACGCGGGAGTCGAGGACGAGGACACGGAACCGGCCACGACGGCCGATGCCGACGAGAGAGAGCGGCTACAGCGCGAACTCGACGACGCTCGGTCGGCGAAACGTGACGCCGAAGCCGCGCGTGATCGGATCGCCGAGGAGCGCGACGACTACCAGGCGGAGGTCGAACGCCTGCGGGACCGGATCGAGTCACTGGAGTCGGAGATCCAGCGTCTGGAGGCCGCGGCCGACGAGTCGCCGCCGGAACACACGCTCGATCCGGCCGACGCCCTCTCCGGGACCAACCTCTTCGTCCGATACGAGGACAAGGCAGCGGGGACTCTCGACCGCGCGGCCGAGGGTCGCATCACGGCCGACGAGCTGCGCGACAACCTCCGTCTCGATCACCACACCGAGTTCGAGACGGCGGGGCTCCAGGTCGACGGACGCCCCTTCGACACCTTCCTGAAGCAGTCACCCGAACACCGCTTCGCGGAGTGGCTGCTGACGTCGCTCACCTACGAGATCCGCGAGACCGACTCGCGGGCGGGGCTCTCGAAACTCTACGAGGCCATCGAGCGCGTCGACCGGATCGATCTGGACGGCGAGGTGTCGGTGGGGGAGGACGATCCCGATGCCGAGACGACGACGGCGTCGTTCGACGTCGTGTTCCGGGACAAGATGGGCGATCCGCTGTTCGTCACGTCGCTTCAGGACAGCCGCGATCCGACGCCGGCCTCTGCGATCGAATCGCTACTCGAACGGTCGCGGTCGGTGAGTCAGTCGGAGTCGTCGTTCGCCGCCGCCTTCGTCGTGACGACGAGTTTCTTCGACGCCGACGCGATGGAGGTCGCGGTCGACGCCACCCGAGGCGGCCTGTTCAGCCGGAGTTCGCGACGGAGTTACGTGAAACTCTCGCGAAAATCGGGCTTCCACCTCTGTCTGGTCGAGGCGCGAGACGAGGACTTCTACCTGACCGTGCCGGATCTCTAG
- a CDS encoding CDGSH iron-sulfur domain-containing protein: MAREVTHTATGPKMLTPDDIDDEHGDIAICLCGLSEDSPFCDGSHKRAEDEASDARYKYVDGERRRVSLDFEE, from the coding sequence ATGGCACGAGAGGTCACGCACACCGCGACCGGACCGAAGATGCTGACGCCGGACGACATCGACGACGAACACGGCGACATCGCGATCTGTCTGTGTGGACTGAGCGAGGACTCTCCGTTCTGTGACGGTTCACACAAACGGGCCGAGGACGAAGCGTCCGACGCGCGGTACAAGTACGTCGACGGAGAGCGGCGGCGCGTCTCCCTCGACTTCGAGGAGTGA
- a CDS encoding DUF7385 family protein gives MEDFEQLVSSLTPREENDEIKLYQNTVAVACPVCDEPFDDLVVCKNEETSLEQIEPLDICVTVHDGSPLLFTHKH, from the coding sequence ATGGAGGATTTCGAGCAGCTCGTGTCGTCGCTGACGCCCCGTGAGGAGAACGACGAGATCAAACTGTACCAGAACACGGTCGCCGTGGCCTGTCCCGTCTGTGACGAGCCGTTCGACGACCTCGTCGTCTGCAAGAACGAGGAGACCAGCCTGGAACAGATCGAACCGCTCGATATCTGTGTCACCGTTCACGACGGAAGCCCGCTCCTGTTCACCCACAAGCACTGA
- a CDS encoding cytochrome c oxidase subunit 3, whose translation MSTDHGGDEHEHHLPAVEDWPRGFGEASWWPFITALGAGGIYLGAALYIVSGGAESAINPLFAPLVVAASVGTFLLGLYGWLYHAFVVEFWSRGSDETSASALRWGMLAFLGSEIATFGAVFTYYFFIRAGTWPPQELPHLTGSLVIINTAILVVSSLTLHWAHVAIRNDNRRKFLMGLLATLLLGVVFIGGQIYEYYEFIVHTEFTVTSGLFGSAFYGLTGLHGLHVSLGGVLLAIVTIRALAGQYSADRHVSVSTVSMYWHFVDVVWIFLVVVLYAGAELGA comes from the coding sequence ATGAGTACGGATCACGGCGGTGACGAACACGAACATCACCTCCCGGCCGTCGAGGACTGGCCCCGAGGGTTCGGGGAGGCAAGCTGGTGGCCGTTCATCACGGCACTGGGTGCCGGTGGCATCTATCTCGGTGCGGCCCTGTACATCGTCTCCGGTGGCGCGGAGTCGGCGATCAATCCCCTGTTCGCGCCGCTCGTCGTCGCTGCGAGCGTCGGGACGTTCCTGCTCGGCCTCTACGGCTGGCTGTATCACGCCTTCGTCGTCGAGTTCTGGTCGCGCGGGAGCGACGAGACGAGCGCGTCCGCGCTCCGCTGGGGCATGTTAGCGTTCCTCGGATCGGAAATCGCGACCTTCGGCGCGGTGTTCACGTACTACTTCTTCATCCGCGCGGGGACGTGGCCACCGCAGGAACTCCCGCATCTCACCGGCTCGCTCGTCATCATCAACACCGCGATTCTGGTGGTGTCGAGTCTGACGCTCCACTGGGCACACGTCGCGATCCGTAACGACAACCGCCGGAAGTTCCTGATGGGACTGCTGGCGACCCTGCTGCTCGGTGTGGTCTTCATCGGCGGCCAGATCTACGAGTACTACGAGTTCATCGTCCATACGGAGTTCACCGTCACGTCCGGGCTGTTCGGCTCCGCGTTCTACGGCCTGACCGGCCTCCACGGCCTCCACGTCTCGCTGGGTGGGGTGCTCCTCGCCATCGTGACGATTCGGGCGCTCGCGGGGCAGTACTCCGCCGACCGTCACGTCTCGGTCTCCACCGTCTCGATGTACTGGCACTTCGTCGACGTGGTCTGGATCTTCCTCGTCGTCGTCCTGTACGCCGGCGCGGAACTCGGCGCGTAA